One genomic segment of uncultured Desulfobacter sp. includes these proteins:
- the flgA gene encoding flagellar basal body P-ring formation chaperone FlgA, giving the protein MIETGNKRQDTRGRSACSDHFSPTLLVFLISLLVFNLPVLAATPEKILIEVAQTAKVTSPVIYLGEIARITAPDFFKDELTRIELGKSPRAGRMKQLSGARVTATINAMGLNENDINIQVPKRVFVKRASQKLAPSYVEKALGQFLSGFLTKEKFKLKAFRVRGLEPYPQGEFSLVFDKRYTPSDNGRLSVHAEVWVDGVKEDRLTVTGRLSQIKPVIVAATRLERGQTITPGDVTLRDMDVFGRQPDVMTSIDQVIGMVITRTIDKGECVTPGEFKRAPAIEKGAVIKLVAKKNRLSIITLGICKEEGYPGQPVTVQNLTSGKLVRGLVTADGTVEVIF; this is encoded by the coding sequence ATGATAGAAACTGGAAACAAGAGACAAGACACAAGAGGACGAAGCGCCTGCAGCGACCATTTTAGTCCTACATTGTTGGTGTTTTTAATTTCATTGCTTGTTTTCAATCTGCCGGTATTGGCCGCCACACCGGAAAAAATTCTTATTGAAGTTGCCCAGACAGCAAAAGTTACAAGCCCTGTCATATATTTAGGAGAAATTGCAAGAATAACAGCGCCTGATTTTTTCAAGGATGAGCTGACACGCATTGAGCTTGGAAAATCACCCCGGGCCGGACGGATGAAACAGCTTTCAGGCGCAAGGGTCACAGCGACCATAAATGCCATGGGGCTTAATGAGAATGACATTAATATTCAGGTGCCTAAACGTGTATTTGTCAAACGCGCCAGCCAGAAGCTTGCCCCATCTTACGTGGAAAAAGCGCTTGGACAATTTTTATCCGGTTTTTTAACAAAGGAAAAATTCAAGCTAAAGGCCTTCAGAGTCAGGGGGCTTGAACCATACCCCCAGGGCGAATTTTCCCTGGTGTTTGATAAACGTTATACCCCGTCAGACAATGGCCGCCTGTCCGTTCATGCCGAAGTCTGGGTGGACGGCGTCAAAGAGGACCGGTTGACTGTCACGGGGCGTCTCTCACAGATCAAACCTGTAATTGTTGCGGCAACACGCCTGGAAAGGGGACAGACCATTACCCCGGGGGATGTCACCCTGCGGGATATGGACGTGTTCGGACGGCAACCGGATGTAATGACGTCGATTGATCAGGTCATCGGCATGGTGATAACCCGGACCATTGACAAAGGGGAATGTGTGACCCCGGGCGAATTCAAACGGGCGCCGGCCATTGAAAAAGGGGCAGTGATAAAGCTGGTGGCCAAAAAAAATCGTTTATCCATTATAACTTTAGGAATCTGTAAGGAAGAAGGCTATCCGGGTCAGCCTGTGACAGTGCAGAATTTAACATCGGGGAAACTGGTGCGCGGTCTTGTTACAGCAGACGGCACCGTGGAAGTCATTTTTTAG
- a CDS encoding flagellar basal body P-ring protein FlgI, producing the protein MNNLLKKITIGIGSALCLFFLSVPAMATRIKDMAAIQGVRSNQLTGYGLIVGLNGTGDKNNILFTRQSLTNMLKKMNLHFDKSQITVKNVAAIMATANIPPFARIGDRIDITVSSLGDATSLKGGTLLMMPLKGVDGNIYAIAQGAVSLAVPAGMNDRDSHLLTARIINGATVEREIAFRLEGKEQLTLSLFRPDFTTARRVGDTINAALGEGIAKIIDASAIRLNVPESMQQEHVAEFIADVEGLSVVPDSVAKVVINEKTGTVVIGSEVTISNVAVAHGDLSVVIQGQDPEYIMELPGTSTIGELVSGLNSLGVRPRDLISILESIKAAGALQASLEIL; encoded by the coding sequence ATGAACAACCTGTTGAAAAAAATAACTATCGGTATAGGAAGCGCGCTGTGTCTGTTTTTTCTCTCTGTACCTGCCATGGCCACCCGAATCAAGGACATGGCCGCCATCCAGGGGGTCCGCTCCAATCAACTCACCGGATACGGCCTGATCGTGGGGCTGAACGGTACAGGCGATAAGAACAACATTCTGTTCACCCGCCAGTCATTGACCAACATGCTTAAAAAAATGAATCTTCATTTTGACAAAAGCCAGATCACGGTGAAAAATGTGGCAGCCATCATGGCCACGGCAAATATTCCGCCCTTTGCCCGAATCGGGGACCGCATTGACATCACGGTTTCATCGTTAGGTGATGCCACAAGCCTTAAGGGTGGGACTCTTTTAATGATGCCCCTGAAAGGGGTTGATGGTAACATTTATGCCATTGCCCAGGGTGCAGTAAGTCTTGCGGTTCCCGCCGGCATGAATGACCGGGACAGTCATCTTCTCACCGCGCGGATCATCAACGGAGCCACGGTGGAACGTGAGATCGCCTTTCGTCTGGAAGGAAAAGAACAATTGACCCTGTCCCTGTTCCGGCCCGATTTCACCACGGCCCGGCGGGTGGGAGATACCATCAATGCCGCGTTAGGGGAAGGGATTGCAAAAATCATTGATGCAAGTGCCATCCGCCTGAATGTGCCCGAATCCATGCAACAGGAACATGTGGCGGAATTTATTGCCGATGTGGAAGGGTTGTCTGTGGTTCCGGACAGCGTTGCCAAGGTAGTGATCAATGAAAAAACCGGCACTGTGGTTATCGGCAGTGAGGTGACCATTTCAAATGTGGCCGTGGCCCATGGGGATCTAAGCGTGGTGATTCAGGGGCAAGACCCCGAGTATATAATGGAACTGCCCGGCACATCTACCATCGGAGAACTTGTTAGTGGACTGAATTCTTTGGGGGTCCGCCCCAGGGATCTGATCAGTATTCTGGAAAGTATCAAGGCGGCCGGGGCGTTGCAGGCCAGTCTCGAGATACTTTAG
- a CDS encoding rod-binding protein produces MSIQMPGAVTPVTDTQNTKNTAEQLQREKDLEKACQGFEALMLNTLMQRMRDTLPGDSLFPESNASDTYQSMHDQYLTENLSQGRRVTGFKEFLYQQLQDSA; encoded by the coding sequence ATGTCTATTCAAATGCCAGGGGCGGTGACGCCGGTTACAGATACCCAGAATACCAAAAATACGGCCGAGCAGCTCCAGCGGGAAAAAGATCTTGAAAAAGCTTGCCAGGGGTTTGAGGCGTTAATGCTTAATACCTTAATGCAGCGTATGCGGGATACTCTGCCCGGAGACAGTCTTTTTCCGGAAAGTAATGCGTCGGACACCTACCAGTCTATGCATGATCAGTATCTTACGGAAAATCTATCCCAGGGCCGTCGTGTAACCGGCTTCAAGGAGTTCTTATATCAGCAGCTTCAGGACTCAGCTTGA
- a CDS encoding flagellar basal body L-ring protein FlgH translates to MWVIQKKLIRGSLAFLLIFTIGTFTGCMSGGGEPALSVVPQDTMPAPVVQPEYTMAKPAEGSLWTAQNRFLLDDTKAAYIGDTVIVDIVENSSSEMEVNSEGGRTTSMSVGVPTFNAFGKVTHLGGAVGDNLIDTSFENSTKGEATSDRSGQVTASIAARVTEVMPNGNLSIFGRRAMKVDNEVQYIMVSGIVRPDDIDSDNRVESTSLADSRIEYYGKGALADKQKPGWGTRIIDNIWPW, encoded by the coding sequence ATGTGGGTAATTCAAAAAAAATTAATCCGGGGTAGTTTAGCATTTTTGCTGATTTTTACAATCGGGACGTTTACCGGTTGTATGTCCGGTGGCGGGGAACCGGCCTTAAGCGTTGTGCCCCAGGACACAATGCCTGCACCCGTCGTGCAACCTGAATACACCATGGCAAAGCCTGCGGAAGGCTCGCTTTGGACGGCCCAGAACAGATTCCTGCTGGATGACACCAAGGCGGCTTATATTGGGGACACGGTAATCGTGGATATTGTGGAAAATTCCTCGTCTGAGATGGAGGTAAACTCCGAGGGTGGGCGGACAACCAGTATGTCGGTGGGGGTGCCTACCTTTAATGCCTTCGGAAAAGTAACCCATCTTGGCGGTGCTGTCGGTGACAACCTCATTGATACCAGTTTTGAAAATTCCACCAAAGGTGAAGCCACAAGTGACAGATCCGGTCAGGTCACGGCTTCTATTGCGGCCCGGGTTACGGAAGTAATGCCCAACGGCAATTTAAGCATCTTCGGGCGCAGGGCCATGAAAGTAGATAATGAAGTTCAGTACATCATGGTTTCAGGCATTGTACGACCCGATGATATTGATTCGGACAACCGGGTGGAATCCACGTCTTTAGCCGACTCGCGCATTGAGTATTACGGCAAGGGGGCCCTTGCCGACAAACAAAAACCAGGTTGGGGAACACGGATCATTGATAATATCTGGCCCTGGTAA
- the flgG gene encoding flagellar basal-body rod protein FlgG: protein MIRALWSATTGMMAQDMQIGVTANNLANSSTTGFKKSRAAFEDLMYMTQRVAGQTTPGGGQVPTGIQVGMGVNTAGVQKIFTQGDYIQTDNQLDFAIQGEGFFRVLHGDEDMYTRAGDFSLDSEGYITSQAGDRLQPEIAIDPEAVTITLDDDGTLTVFSDDDTILATEQVLITTFINPAGLYAVGGNLFMETEGSGAPQEDTPGENGAGTVLNFYIESSNVDVVEELVSLISGQRAYEANSRSITTADDMLATAVQLKS, encoded by the coding sequence ATGATACGTGCACTTTGGTCAGCAACGACGGGAATGATGGCTCAGGATATGCAAATTGGCGTTACCGCCAATAACCTGGCGAACTCTTCCACCACCGGGTTTAAAAAATCCCGGGCAGCATTTGAGGATTTAATGTATATGACCCAACGGGTCGCGGGACAAACAACCCCCGGCGGAGGGCAGGTGCCGACAGGAATCCAGGTGGGCATGGGCGTTAATACGGCAGGTGTGCAGAAAATATTTACCCAGGGCGATTATATCCAGACAGATAATCAGCTGGATTTTGCCATCCAGGGCGAAGGATTTTTCAGGGTCCTGCATGGGGACGAGGATATGTATACCCGGGCCGGAGATTTTTCCCTGGACAGCGAAGGATACATTACTTCCCAGGCAGGAGACCGTCTTCAGCCGGAGATCGCCATTGATCCGGAGGCCGTCACGATTACCCTGGACGATGACGGGACCCTGACCGTATTTTCCGACGATGATACCATTCTGGCTACAGAGCAGGTCCTTATAACTACGTTTATAAATCCCGCCGGACTATATGCCGTAGGTGGCAACCTGTTCATGGAAACTGAAGGTTCGGGCGCACCCCAGGAGGACACGCCGGGGGAAAACGGAGCCGGAACAGTATTGAACTTCTATATTGAAAGTTCCAACGTGGATGTTGTGGAAGAACTGGTCAGTCTGATTTCAGGCCAGCGCGCCTATGAGGCCAATTCAAGATCCATCACAACCGCCGATGATATGCTGGCAACGGCCGTCCAGTTAAAATCTTAA